CTGACACAGGACACAGTAAGAGAAACACAGTTCAAGACTTTAGTTACAGAGAGACTCCTCTATTTATCACACTGTGCCATGGCAATACAAATgattttgggttggttttgttaCATGTGTTGTTATTGAAAGCTTTTCCTGAGATTCAGAGCCCAAGTGCAAAGTCCATGCTCTGTGGGCAAGACAATCTGCAGTCATAAATGAATAACaacattgcttttcttctgctggaaagatacatattattttgtttggtagaaaggaaaataaatgctgccAGTTGTACCCTGCCCAGAGCAAAGAGTCCTGCCAGCAGGAGTTGAATTTGCTAGCATAGAAAAGCTTAAAAGTCAAATGTACTCTTATGAAACACAGTATAGGATGAATGCAAGTGAAAGGATGTAATCTGCAGGCTTTCTCCACCCACCCATCAACAACAGAATAATAGTACTTTAAAAGCCACCCTTCCTCCCAAAGCACCCTTTAAACTCTGATTTCCATATGAGCTGAATGCTGAGGCTCCAAATAGAATGGGAAAGGTCTGGAGCAAACCTTGTCAGGTGTGCACTTTCCCAGAGCAGCGCCCAGCAAGAGCTGAAGCCAGGGTGTCAGATAATGTCCCTGCCCCAGTTTCCGAGCTGCTTCTCTCACCTGCCGTCCCCGCTCAGTGGTGTCCCTTGGGCTCCATCCAGGTCACTGCAGTTTATTCCCCTCTGGCTAGGGCGGCAGGGCAAGCCGTGCTGATCCCACGTTTGGTTACCACTCCAAACTCGGATTGCCGGAGCCGCCTCAGGGACATGGAGCACGGCTAACACCCAGCAGGGCTTAGCAGCATTAGCAGCCGGGTTTTGCAGCCCGGAGGCGGCTCGGAGCCCGCTGTCCCCGCCGTGCAGGCTCGCCGCTCGGCAGATGGTGCTcttgctccagctgctggaccCGCTCCGCAGCGCTTTGGAGCCGGCATCCCGACCCTCCACCGGGGACCCTGGCAGTGCTTCTTTAATATATGGTATCTTTAATACCCCGGATCTGTTATGAAATGTCCTTTCATCCAGGCTCGCCTTAACGAGGTGCTGCAGAGAGGGTTTTCAGGgtacagagcagagcagggctgctctctggagcaggagtaactctctcctttctccaccAGTTCTCAATTTataggaaaaagcattttacacGGAAATCTGGGCTTGCATGCTGCTCTGAAATAGAATGATCAGATAAGGTCTTCCAGCTTGGGGCCAGCATATCACATTTGAAGCTGGATCCAAGAACCTTGAGTTTCTAAGAGTTTCCCTGGAGACTTAACTAATGCAGGATCCATGCTGTTTGCATTTACACATATTTCATGCCAGCTGCCCACCCTGACCTTTTCCTTGGGAAGACAGAGAGATGGACAAACAAGTGTTTCATTGCCATCATTTCCCCCATCATCTTTCTTTGGCAGGAGCAAATGTGAACATAAGAACAAACAACAAAGACGAGGAGACTCCTCTGCATGTCGTTGCACGTTTGGGTGTCCCAGAGCTTGTGGCCTTTTACGTGGAACAGGGAGCACAGGTGGATGCTCTCAATGCCTACATGGAGACTCCCCTGGCCTGTGCAGCCTACTGGGCCCTCCACTATAAGGATCAGATATACAGCCAGGATCACCACCTCATCTGTCGGATGCTCCTAGACTATAAAGCAGAAGTGAATGCTCGTGATGAGGATTTCAAATCACCACTCCACAAAGCTGCCTGGAACTGTGATCATGTCCTGCTGCATatgctgctggaggcaggagcagaagcaaACATCATGGATGTCAATGGCTGTGCACCCCTACAGTACATCATAAAAGTGACATCTGTGCGGCCAGCTGCTCAGCCAGACATCTGCTACCAGCTGCTACTGAATCATGGAGCAGCTAGGATATACCCTCTGCAGTTCCATAAGGTTGTCTTCGTACAGTAGGGGTATGGAGAGAGGTGGGGTCTTGAACAGGAATGGGATGAGAGATCCAAACCTCAGGATTTAGTGCTATCTGAATTTGCAGGAGTCCTGTCAGTGTGGGCCCAGAATGTCCAAAACATTGTGAGATGACCTGCTGTAAGAGTGGTATCACTTAACTGCAGTGAAATTACAGTTGCCTGTACCAGAAACCAGACACATATCTAATTTTTGCTCTTAACCAACCTGAAATGCCAAACTCTAAATGCTGGTTGAAGCCTAGTTTTTCAGAGCAGATTCACTTTCCCATTTCAGAGAACTCACATCCCTTTGTCAAACCAATGGCTTCATACAGGTTTAACTAAGTTATATGAAATGCATATTTCATGGTCTCAACCAAGGATTAGCAATGAGACCACTTGATTCAGTTTGTCAcatctgacattttaaaatctactcAAATCtattcaaaatgaaattcttCTCAATAAAGTTTCGGATTATTTCCAGGAAATTTGAGAATTAAGGAGATGTGCTGGGCCTGGGCTCATAGctaataacaaaataaaaaaaaaatattaataaaataataataaaaaaaaagtattgcaGGATCCATcctaaaaaagtttttaaacacCTGCAAAGCCCAAGACACTGACAGGAGTACCTAAGAGTCCTGTTATATCAGAGTACTAACTAAGCTTGCTGAAGTCAGGACCTATTCTCTCTCATCTCAGTACCCTAAGCAACAGTGTACAGTTCCCAACTGTATATGTAAATTTTAACAAGCCAAGCAACCAGAAGCCTTTGAATaaaatgccaattttttttttaattgtgccTTCCTGAGCCCAGGATGAGCAGGTTCTGTCTGTAGCAGAACAATGCTTAGTCTCCTAGAGGGTATTTGAGAGCAATGTCTGAAATCTCCTCTTCCTGCATCCTATTGCATGAAGCAAGTCTCTCTTCTAAACTATCATTTGCCCATCTGTAAAAATGTAGGTTATTTATCCCAGAGGGAtgttctgcagttttgtttgtgAGACCTGCAGACTGCATGGGACGAAACTGGGTGAATGCAATGTTATCCCCTGCATATGAGTGACAATagactggggtttttttcctgttgagcTAAAATCACTGGGAAGAACAGTTGTGTCAGGTGCCTTGTGTGTCTTGAAAGCCTTACTTCTGAACTGTTTCTTCTggtcatattttaaatttttttctttaacaatgcatttttcattcatatgatggggtttttctgtgttcatgAGCTGCATGTGCTGAAGCAAGAATTTTTGTGCATGGCTTTGCCTGGTGTTGAGTCACTCAACCCAGCTATGAACAAGACCTGGGTGATAAAGCCCACCCCATCTAGACAGCTGTGGAGATCTAAGGTAGCATTTATGTATGGTCTTAAACTGTGGATGAGCCTGGAGTTCCTTACTGTGCTTGCAGTAAGGTGTGGAGGGGCCCTGTGTCTTTTGCATCTCCAACTTCATCCTCTCACAATTGTTTGGCTGTGTCTCAGTTTGCCGTTGTGCAGTGCCAAGCACCCAGGCTAGCCCCAGCTCCCTGGTGGTACTCATGGTCTCCATGCATCCTGCCTGCAGGTGCTACAAGCCTGTCAttcccaccccagagctgtggaggTGGTTGTCAACTCCTATGAACACATCAAATCGACATCTAAGTGGAAAGCAGCCATACCTGAGGATGTCTTGGAGGTAAGCTCTCAATGAGTTACAACTAAGTAAAATCCAGGCTTATTATTTGTATTACCCATACCAAACtataagaaagaaagaacagttttgaaagaaaagaacatttcagagGATGGGGGCTTTCCCTCTTAATATCTCTCATTTGACAAAAGCATATCACTCACTGagaaaaagacatatttttgatattttaattgcAACATTATCCTTTGGAACACCCTCTGTGAGTGGTACAGCAGGAACTCAGCTGTCCCTCTAGTCAGCCAGTGAAAAGATTCTGGCTATGACTGCTGTTTCTTCAGATTTGTCAATATgtatatctatatttttttttaagtcagcaaatatttttaaagtgccATATTAGACAGGTATTACTATGTACCTCTATGTTCTGTTTCATGGATCAGGTTTCTGTGAACAGGATGAGTTAGCTGCAAATGCAAGGgagaatttaaatgaaaagtaagagattaaagaggaaaaaatatggtCAAAAGGCAAAACTGTGGGACAAACTATATGCTTTGACATAATTACACCTTTAATTCAAAAATCCTTACTCCAAATATTCTGGCTGCCCTAAAACACacttgtggttgttttttttacagcGGCACCAGGATTTCTATGACTCTTTGTTCACTGTGTGCAGCAATTCACCACGGTCACTGATGCACTTATGCAGATGTGCAATTCGGGCAATATTATCAGAAAGGTGCCATCGACAAGTCCCCTTGCTGTCCATTCCTCTGTCCATGAAGAAGTACTTGCTGCTGGAACCAGAAGGAATCATCtactgagctgcagcagagcaggctctggCATCTCCCTTCCCGGATCCATGTGCCTGTGTGGGGTGCCAGAGatccaggcacagccctgacACAGCCCTGGGTGTGTGTCCATTTGCTGGCCAGCCTGCAAGCTGGACTGGCATTTACTGGCtctccatggagctgctctctTTCCCTACACTGAGAAATcacagctgcaggctgcagtttgtgctggggaggcagagctggaaaagccccCGCTCCAAACACACCAAGGACACACACTGCTTTGTTCAGCCTGGCTTAAACAATACTGCTGCTTCCTTCAGTACTTATACCTCTGCCTGCCAGATAGCATTAGATTAAATCTGAGCAACCTTTGATATTGTTTCACTAtgattttcttcagctgtcaTTTTGGGAGTAAAAGAAAGGATACTGTCAAAAAATAAGCCACAGAATTGCTTTCCCAGAATGAAACAGGCAAATGGCTTTCGATTGTGACCACAGATAGGCCTTCATTagtttctgccttttcctgtgcACTAACATTCAATGCTAATTCACTGTTCACTGCCTGTCTGTATCTTATAAAGCTTTGTCATAATTATCCTTTTTAATtgtaagaattttttcctttatcaaCCACATTATGTAAACATGATAGAAACATGCAGCcctgaattttttgttttgtatgttgCTACACAAACCCGGGTAGCTTTTAGTACATACTGTCCCTGTTTGCACTCTCACTATGACCAATGATAAATTAACATCCCTGTGTCAAGAAAGGCagtgttaaaaaacaaatgccCCCAAAACCTGCAAAGTTGTTCTTGTACTCATCCCTAATATCTCTCAGAATGATGCTGGATGTGATCTGGGAAGCATATGACCCTTCTCTTCACTCAATATAAAATGAACCTTACCTGGTAGCATGGACACCTCATTTTTGGCAGCTAGGTGCAGGTGAGAGGCTGATGCAACCCATCTGGGCTGTTCCATTTTTTAGGTCCTGACAATTCTGGGCTCTGTGAAAGGAGAGGTAAGTCAGGCCCACCACTGGGAGCCAGTAACTCCTGACTTCTCATTGCATCTCTGACTGTGAAGATGTCAGTCCCTGTTGTTACTGTTATCTCTTTGCAAGACAGCCCACAGCACGCTAGGCTCTTCCCAGACAAACCAGAGAATCCAAGCTGTTCAAGCATCTCTGTGTCTCACAAAGTGGCAACAACAGCATTTGCAGGAATGTGCAGACTTAGTGCTACAAATcactttcctttcctttcagttttcattaattaaagCTTGTACACTGTGTACAAGAATCCAGTTCATGGGTCTGTTTATGTTTAACTGGACAGCAATGAAGATTGCTGTTTAACAGTTTCCCATTCCAATAAGGAATTTCAAAGTGAATGCAGATCATGAGTAAATGCTCTCTTATGTGAATAAAGTTGTAATAAGTCGTGGTACTTCACTAAGCCAATGAGAGATTTCTGTACAGCTGCAGAGATGTCTCTATTGGAGATACCACAGCAATTTACTGGGGAGAACGATCATTATCAGAGACAGACAAATCAGCATCACAGACAGACAAATCTGCTTAAGACACCTCCCTATCAATGGGATCCACTGGAttctgcactgcagaaaaaaagtgaatttggaAGGATGAAAAAGCATAGGTTATCTAAACCCATTGCTTTTCTAGGTGATGCATCTCTATAAGTCAGGCATGAGGAAGAGGATTTGCCAGCTGGTCAAGGCAAGaaattttgttgctttctgaACAGCCTGACAATGGGGCATGCTGGGCAGTCCAGAAGAGACAGATGTAGGGTAGCTGATATTATTGGAAACACTTCCCCACACTGGCTCCTTCTGAAAGTGAAATTCTGCATCTGGAAAAGGGAGGTTTAAGGCAGAACAATAGCAGTGTTTTCTGACCTGTCGTAGCCAGGACTCTCTTGCTGAGAGAGAAGAATAAAGGCTGTCACCAGTGTTCCTAAATTCCCTCTGATCCTCTCCCTCGGCAGTGAACatgcttaatttttattctgtgggCACCCAGGCTCACTTCCAAGTTTTGTACCAAGCAGGTGCCAGATTATAGCCATTGTGGTATCTGACAGGGAGCACAGTGGGATCAGGCTGATTATAGTCATAGGAATTTGCAGGCTGTTAAAAACACTAGAGAACATCactatcacagaaaaaaaaagacctgaTTGATGCACTTTAATTGCTTCTGTTGTTGAAGCTAGAAACCAAGAGTAAGCAAACCTTagtatttgttcctttttagaacttttttcctttgttactGTACTCTTTTCCCACACACTGGATGGAGTTGCTCATGTGAGGTGTGGGAGTACCTGATAATAAGATTACCAATTATTAAATTCATGGGATGCACAAAGGAGGGGCAGAGGAAGGATCTCTTCCTTGTGGTGGCCAGTGATAGGACCAAAGGGAATGACCTGAAGTCTCAGGGAAATTTAAGCTAGATatcagaaaaatgttcttcacccagagggttgttgggcagtggaacaggctccccagggaagtgtcacagcaccaagcctgacagagttcagaagtgtttggacaatgccctcAGGCTCTTGTTGTGATTCTTGGAAACAGTCTAATGCAGGgacaggagttggactcagcagtccttgtgggtcccttccaactcagcatattctgtgattctgtgactctgtgggATATCTTGAAATTTCACACCGTCATATAATTCCTGATcatgattttgtattttcagagcCATATCTGACTTCATGACTCCACCTGGAGGAGAAACCTCTACACCACAAGTTTGAGCATAGTCATGAcctaaaatgacagaaaattgttttcaggGTTGTTTGGTGCTCTCTGTGAAATAagtttctttttgccttttggcTTCTTAGTAGAGATGTAGACATATTTGGAACATTTCCACTGCATCCCATGGCCTGTTAGAATATTTAAAGCACAGATGGGCACAAAGAATGAACGATCTTTTCCCATTCCTATTGGCAGCCCTTTCCCAGAGCTCCCTTTATGACTTCTCAATGGATAACAGTGGGATTCTAGGTTTTGGTCTTCGTGCATTTTAGAAGTTGTATATAAAGAgacaatataaatatatatatatatttatatataatacatataaagTTGTATATAAAGAGATTTGTTCTTCAGCCAAATGTGTTGTGGACAAAAGAAGCTACCCATTCTATGACCATAGGAACACTCTGCATTTATTGGGGAACCAATGCAGCTGTTCATGGAAATATGGGCATCCTCTTTGCGAAATGCTCTTGCAAAGATTTTAAACTTAGCCCCTGATGTCTGCCAGCTTGACTCAAAACTCCAATAATTTATTCGTGGAGAGTCTGTAGGTGAAACTGAAGCCTAACAGTGTTCAGGACTGTATTTCCCTGCACAAGCTTTAAAAGTCAGTTCATACTTGGTCAGCTTTTAGATACTAGGACAAGGAGCCTAAAAGAGCTTAGATGGTTTATCTCTCCATCATTGCTGCCTGTTCTCATGGTATAATGCCCATAAGTGTTTTGGCAtcaatgacattttatttatcCAAAATCACTCaccatcttaaaaaaaaaaaaattctcatttttctatGTGGCAATATCTTACAGCCTATATACCAGTTTTGACAGAATCAAGTTAACTGCTGTGATCATGAATTTATAGAAATCTCCCAGGCTGAGCAAGACTGActatttttgtaaaatgtcaGGAATACAAATATTAGGCAGCAGGGGAAAAGGTCTGGTCTGCCATGAAAGGTGGCAGCTTTACTTT
The sequence above is drawn from the Parus major isolate Abel chromosome 2, Parus_major1.1, whole genome shotgun sequence genome and encodes:
- the ASB4 gene encoding ankyrin repeat and SOCS box protein 4 is translated as MDLEETYREGENTEGKITRAAAAKLVKKAFFEALKSNAFETLEELLSQKKIDVDTVFEVEDENLILASYKQGYWLPSYKLKISWATGLHLAVMYGHLESLLVLLNHKATINCRPNGKAAIHIACEMANVECLKILCNHGAKLNCFSMSGQAPLHFCTTRTSMPCAQQLLWRGANVNIRTNNKDEETPLHVVARLGVPELVAFYVEQGAQVDALNAYMETPLACAAYWALHYKDQIYSQDHHLICRMLLDYKAEVNARDEDFKSPLHKAAWNCDHVLLHMLLEAGAEANIMDVNGCAPLQYIIKVTSVRPAAQPDICYQLLLNHGAARIYPLQFHKVLQACHSHPRAVEVVVNSYEHIKSTSKWKAAIPEDVLERHQDFYDSLFTVCSNSPRSLMHLCRCAIRAILSERCHRQVPLLSIPLSMKKYLLLEPEGIIY